One Diospyros lotus cultivar Yz01 chromosome 1, ASM1463336v1, whole genome shotgun sequence genomic window carries:
- the LOC127811184 gene encoding uncharacterized protein LOC127811184 isoform X1, whose translation MTSGLEPVQLTPQKHDPAWKHCQMFKNGEKVQLKCLYCGKIFKGGGIHRIKEHLAGQKGNASTCLRVQPDVRLQMQESLNGVVAKKRKKQKIVEEMSNFNPSTGEVDAFTNQCGLNTEVALDAVPETVEPSSTFLVNREEEMNNKGGGRRKKGRIRKASLSANPSSNALITVSNTAVGAKRANNQVSMAVGRFLYDVGIPLDAAKSVYFQPMIDAIASQGMGVVAPSYHDLRNCILKSSLQEVRNDTDQCVVTWAKTGCSVLVDEWVSENGRTIVNFLAYCPEGITFLRSVDVSDTMNSPDALYELLKEVVEEAGIRNVLQLITHSEERYSVAAKRLTEALPTVYWTPCAAHCIYLILEDFKKLDWINVIFEQAKSMSRFIYNHSVVLNMMRRYTFGVDLVDVGATHIATDFTTLNRMVNIRHNLQSMVTSEEWMECPYSKKPEGLAMLDHISGQSFWSSCMLIVCLTDPLLRLLRLVGSEKRPAMGYVYAGIYRAKESIKKQLPERKDYLVYWNIIDKRWGQLQSHPLHAAGFYLNPKFFFSIEGDLNHHIRSSVYDCIEKLVPDPKTQDKIVKEISSYHNAVGDFARKMAIRARDTLLPDEWWSTYGGGCPNLARLAIRILSQTCSLMVCKPNWNTIRQMHEARNCLESQRLTDLVFVHYNLQLKQMARNEKEQDAIDPISLDNISIVGDWVVAKEGWSEGVGNRDWMAVDPPLGNTVLLGPSTDDVEELGAGFDDYEIFQGVKCEEEENGEERTGE comes from the exons ATGACATCTGGGTTGGAGCCTGTGCAGCTTACTCCGCAGAAGCATGACCCGGCATGGAAGCACTGTCAGATGTTTAAGAATGGGGAGAAGGTTCAGCTCAAGTGTTTGTACTGTGGGAAAATCTTTAAGGGTGGTGGGATTCATAGAATTAAGGAGCATCTTGCTGGGCAGAAGGGTAATGCGTCGACCTGTCTAAGAGTTCAGCCCGATGTTCGCCTTCAGATGCAGGAGAGCTTAAACGGTGTTGTGgcgaagaagaggaagaagcagaAAATTGTGGAAGAGATGTCGAATTTCAATCCATCCACTGGTGAGGTAGACGCTTTTACCAATCAGTGCGGTTTGAATACTGAAGTTGCATTGGATGCTGTTCCTGAAACAGTTGAACCGAGTTCTACTTTCTTGGTGAATCGAGAAGAAGAGATGAATAACAAAGGTGGAGGTAGGAGAAAGAAAGGCAGAATAAGAAAAGCCTCTCTTTCTGCAAATCCTAGTTCGAATGCTTTAATTACTGTCAGCAATACTGCAGTTGGTGCAAAAAGGGCAAACAATCAAGTTAGTATGGCAGTAGGACGGTTCCTTTATGATGTTGGAATCCCTTTGGATGCAGCGAAGTCGGTCTATTTCCAACCAATGATTGATGCCATTGCTTCTCAAGGAATGGGAGTCGTAGCTCCCTCTTATCATGATCTTCGCAACTGTATTTTAAAGAGTTCGCTTCAGGAAGTGAGGAATGACACTGATCAATGTGTGGTGACATGGGCGAAGACCGGTTGTTCTGTCTTGGTTGATGAATGGGTCTCTGAGAATGGTAGAACGATAGTGAACTTTTTGGCATATTGTCCTGAGGGAATAACATTTTTGAGGTCTGTGGATGTTTCTGACACTATGAATTCCCCAGATGCTCTTTATGAATTGCTTAAGGAAGTGGTAGAAGAAGCTGGAATCAGGAACGTGTTGCAACTGATCACTCATTCTGAAGAGCGATATTCTGTTGCTGCAAAAAGATTGACCGAAGCATTGCCTACTGTTTATTGGACTCCTTGTGCGGCTCATTGCATTTATTTGATTCTTGAGGATTTTAAAAAACTTGACTGGATAAATGTAATATTCGAGCAAGCTAAATCCATGTCAAGATTTATATACAACCACAGTGTTGTATTGAATATGATGAGAAGGTATACTTTTGGTGTTGATTTAGTTGATGTAGGAGCTACTCACATTGCAACAGACTTCACAACCTTAAATAGAATGGTAAATATCAGACACAATTTGCAATCAATGGTTACTTCTGAGGAGTGGATGGAGTGTCCGTATTCAAAGAAGCCAGAGGGACTTGCGATGTTAGATCATATCAGTGGTCAGTCATTTTGGTCCTCCTGCATGTTAATTGTCTGTTTGACCGATCCACTATTGCGACTTTTGAGGTTGGTTGGCAGTGAGAAGAGGCCTGCAATGGGGTATGTTTATGCAGGAATTTATCGAGCAAAAGAATCGATTAAGAAGCAATTGCCTGAAAGGAAAGATTATTTGGTTTATTGGAATATTATAGATAAAAGGTGGGGGCAACTACAAAGTCATCCTCTTCATGCTGCAGGTTTCTACCTCAATCCTAAGTTCTTTTTTAGTATCGAGGGGGATCTAAACCATCACATTAGATCGTCTGTGTATGATTGCATAGAGAAGTTGGTTCCCGACCCAAAAACCCAGGATAAGATAGTGAAAGAGATATCCTCCTACCATAATGCTGTAGGGGATTTTGCGCGGAAGATGGCAATCAGAGCCAGAGATACTTTACTCCCTG acGAATGGTGGTCAACGTATGGTGGGGGCTGCCCAAATTTGGCTCGTTTGGCTATCCGTATTCTAAGCCAAACCTGCAGTTTGATGGTGTGTAAGCCAAACTGGAATACCATTCGACAAATGCATGAAGCAAGGAACTGCCTTGAGAGTCAGAGGCTTACTGACCTTGTTTTTGTTCACTACAACTTGCAATTGAAACAAAT GGCCCGAAACGAAAAAGAACAGGATGCAATCGATCCCATTTCCTTGGATAACATAAGTATCGTTGGAGACTGGGTTGTGGCCAAGGAGGGATGGTCAGAGGGCGTTGGGAACCGGGATTGGATGGCAGTTGATCCGCCCTTGGGCAACACGGTGCTACTGGGACCGTCAACTGATGATGTGGAGGAGTTAGGTGCAG GTTTTGATGACTACGAAATTTTTCAAGGAGTGAAATGCgaagaagaggaaaatgggGAAGAGAGGACAGGGGAGTGA
- the LOC127811184 gene encoding uncharacterized protein LOC127811184 isoform X2, with translation MFKNGEKVQLKCLYCGKIFKGGGIHRIKEHLAGQKGNASTCLRVQPDVRLQMQESLNGVVAKKRKKQKIVEEMSNFNPSTGEVDAFTNQCGLNTEVALDAVPETVEPSSTFLVNREEEMNNKGGGRRKKGRIRKASLSANPSSNALITVSNTAVGAKRANNQVSMAVGRFLYDVGIPLDAAKSVYFQPMIDAIASQGMGVVAPSYHDLRNCILKSSLQEVRNDTDQCVVTWAKTGCSVLVDEWVSENGRTIVNFLAYCPEGITFLRSVDVSDTMNSPDALYELLKEVVEEAGIRNVLQLITHSEERYSVAAKRLTEALPTVYWTPCAAHCIYLILEDFKKLDWINVIFEQAKSMSRFIYNHSVVLNMMRRYTFGVDLVDVGATHIATDFTTLNRMVNIRHNLQSMVTSEEWMECPYSKKPEGLAMLDHISGQSFWSSCMLIVCLTDPLLRLLRLVGSEKRPAMGYVYAGIYRAKESIKKQLPERKDYLVYWNIIDKRWGQLQSHPLHAAGFYLNPKFFFSIEGDLNHHIRSSVYDCIEKLVPDPKTQDKIVKEISSYHNAVGDFARKMAIRARDTLLPDEWWSTYGGGCPNLARLAIRILSQTCSLMVCKPNWNTIRQMHEARNCLESQRLTDLVFVHYNLQLKQMARNEKEQDAIDPISLDNISIVGDWVVAKEGWSEGVGNRDWMAVDPPLGNTVLLGPSTDDVEELGAGFDDYEIFQGVKCEEEENGEERTGE, from the exons ATGTTTAAGAATGGGGAGAAGGTTCAGCTCAAGTGTTTGTACTGTGGGAAAATCTTTAAGGGTGGTGGGATTCATAGAATTAAGGAGCATCTTGCTGGGCAGAAGGGTAATGCGTCGACCTGTCTAAGAGTTCAGCCCGATGTTCGCCTTCAGATGCAGGAGAGCTTAAACGGTGTTGTGgcgaagaagaggaagaagcagaAAATTGTGGAAGAGATGTCGAATTTCAATCCATCCACTGGTGAGGTAGACGCTTTTACCAATCAGTGCGGTTTGAATACTGAAGTTGCATTGGATGCTGTTCCTGAAACAGTTGAACCGAGTTCTACTTTCTTGGTGAATCGAGAAGAAGAGATGAATAACAAAGGTGGAGGTAGGAGAAAGAAAGGCAGAATAAGAAAAGCCTCTCTTTCTGCAAATCCTAGTTCGAATGCTTTAATTACTGTCAGCAATACTGCAGTTGGTGCAAAAAGGGCAAACAATCAAGTTAGTATGGCAGTAGGACGGTTCCTTTATGATGTTGGAATCCCTTTGGATGCAGCGAAGTCGGTCTATTTCCAACCAATGATTGATGCCATTGCTTCTCAAGGAATGGGAGTCGTAGCTCCCTCTTATCATGATCTTCGCAACTGTATTTTAAAGAGTTCGCTTCAGGAAGTGAGGAATGACACTGATCAATGTGTGGTGACATGGGCGAAGACCGGTTGTTCTGTCTTGGTTGATGAATGGGTCTCTGAGAATGGTAGAACGATAGTGAACTTTTTGGCATATTGTCCTGAGGGAATAACATTTTTGAGGTCTGTGGATGTTTCTGACACTATGAATTCCCCAGATGCTCTTTATGAATTGCTTAAGGAAGTGGTAGAAGAAGCTGGAATCAGGAACGTGTTGCAACTGATCACTCATTCTGAAGAGCGATATTCTGTTGCTGCAAAAAGATTGACCGAAGCATTGCCTACTGTTTATTGGACTCCTTGTGCGGCTCATTGCATTTATTTGATTCTTGAGGATTTTAAAAAACTTGACTGGATAAATGTAATATTCGAGCAAGCTAAATCCATGTCAAGATTTATATACAACCACAGTGTTGTATTGAATATGATGAGAAGGTATACTTTTGGTGTTGATTTAGTTGATGTAGGAGCTACTCACATTGCAACAGACTTCACAACCTTAAATAGAATGGTAAATATCAGACACAATTTGCAATCAATGGTTACTTCTGAGGAGTGGATGGAGTGTCCGTATTCAAAGAAGCCAGAGGGACTTGCGATGTTAGATCATATCAGTGGTCAGTCATTTTGGTCCTCCTGCATGTTAATTGTCTGTTTGACCGATCCACTATTGCGACTTTTGAGGTTGGTTGGCAGTGAGAAGAGGCCTGCAATGGGGTATGTTTATGCAGGAATTTATCGAGCAAAAGAATCGATTAAGAAGCAATTGCCTGAAAGGAAAGATTATTTGGTTTATTGGAATATTATAGATAAAAGGTGGGGGCAACTACAAAGTCATCCTCTTCATGCTGCAGGTTTCTACCTCAATCCTAAGTTCTTTTTTAGTATCGAGGGGGATCTAAACCATCACATTAGATCGTCTGTGTATGATTGCATAGAGAAGTTGGTTCCCGACCCAAAAACCCAGGATAAGATAGTGAAAGAGATATCCTCCTACCATAATGCTGTAGGGGATTTTGCGCGGAAGATGGCAATCAGAGCCAGAGATACTTTACTCCCTG acGAATGGTGGTCAACGTATGGTGGGGGCTGCCCAAATTTGGCTCGTTTGGCTATCCGTATTCTAAGCCAAACCTGCAGTTTGATGGTGTGTAAGCCAAACTGGAATACCATTCGACAAATGCATGAAGCAAGGAACTGCCTTGAGAGTCAGAGGCTTACTGACCTTGTTTTTGTTCACTACAACTTGCAATTGAAACAAAT GGCCCGAAACGAAAAAGAACAGGATGCAATCGATCCCATTTCCTTGGATAACATAAGTATCGTTGGAGACTGGGTTGTGGCCAAGGAGGGATGGTCAGAGGGCGTTGGGAACCGGGATTGGATGGCAGTTGATCCGCCCTTGGGCAACACGGTGCTACTGGGACCGTCAACTGATGATGTGGAGGAGTTAGGTGCAG GTTTTGATGACTACGAAATTTTTCAAGGAGTGAAATGCgaagaagaggaaaatgggGAAGAGAGGACAGGGGAGTGA
- the LOC127811202 gene encoding L-type lectin-domain containing receptor kinase S.4-like: MAKRLHLYWLSFFLCFLFTNPLLSQTDEFIYRGFKNLRDQNISLSGVAEIQRNGVLKLTNDTPRLIGRAFYPNPIRFKPSPNDKAFSFSTAFAFAIIPEYQKLGGHGLAFTISPTKDLKTALPSQFLGLVNANDNGNFSNHLFAVEFDTVQDFEFRDINDNHVGIDINGLISTASTNASYFEEGDSTPKFLNLKSGKTIQAWIDYDSGKKELNVTLSLSSTKPSSSVLSFHVDLSPILEESMFVGFSASTGLLASFHYIQGWSFKINGQAQSLDLSSLPSLPGHRQNQTALIIILSVCIFLAIVMAIGIGFYVIRRIKNADVIEAWELDIGPHRFSYKELKQATRGFRDKQLLGFGGFGRVYKGTLPNSKTHVAVKRISHESKQGLREFVSEIASIGRLRHRNLVQLLGWCRRRGDLLLVYDYMPNGSLDKYIFEEPRMILSWEQRFKIIKGVAYGLLYLHEEWEQTVIHRDIKAGNVLLDSELNGRLGDFGLAKLYERGSNPSTTRVVGTLGYLAPELTRTGKPTASSDVFAFGALMLEVVCGRRPVEAKALPEELILVDWVWEKWREGAVLEVVDSRLDGEYDETEVVVAVKLGLMCSNNGPGRRPTMRQVVRYLEGEVGLPEVVVPPGDDGKGGGGVEFEDFMHSYPSSSVYERASVCSSAGDGTLVDIEAGTGSPPLLSAARDGR; encoded by the coding sequence ATGGCCAAGAGGCTCCATCTTTACTggctctctttctttctctgtttcCTCTTCACAAACCCACTTCTCTCCCAGACGGACGAATTCATCTACAGAGGATTCAAGAACCTCCGCGACCAGAACATAAGCCTCTCCGGCGTCGCAGAGATTCAGAGAAACGGAGTCTTGAAGCTCACCAACGACACGCCCCGCCTGATCGGCCGCGCCTTCTACCCAAATCCCATCAGATTCAAGCCCTCCCCAAATGACAAAGCTTTCTCCTTCTCCACCGCTTTCGCCTTCGCCATCATTCCCGAGTACCAGAAGCTTGGCGGCCATGGCCTCGCCTTCACGATCTCGCCAACCAAGGACCTTAAAACCGCCCTTCCCAGCCAGTTCCTCGGCCTTGTCAACGCCAACGACAACGGGAACTTCTCCAACCATTTGTTCGCCGTCGAGTTCGACACCGTCCAGGATTTCGAGTTCAGGGACATCAACGACAATCATGTCGGCATCGACATCAATGGACTGATATCGACCGCTTCTACGAATGCTAGCTATTTTGAGGAAGGCGATTCGACGCCGAAATTCCTGAATCTCAAGAGCGGGAAGACGATTCAGGCCTGGATCGACTACGATTCCGGCAAAAAGGAACTGAATGTCACGCTGTCACTCTCCTCGACCAAACCCAGTTCCTCGGTCTTGTCTTTTCACGTCGATCTGTCCCCAATTCTGGAAGAATCCATGTTTGTCGGCTTCTCTGCTTCGACTGGTTTACTCGCGAGTTTTCACTATATCCAAGGCTGGAGCTTCAAGATCAACGGCCAAGCTCAATCTCTCGATTtatcttctcttccttctcttccggGCCACAGACAAAATCAGACGGCCTTGATTATCATCCTATCTGTGTGTATTTTTCTCGCCATTGTTATGGCAATTGGAATTGGTTTTTACGTAATCAGAAGGATTAAGAACGCCGACGTAATCGAGGCCTGGGAGCTCGACATTGGCCCGCACAGATTCTCCTACAAGGAGCTCAAGCAAGCCACTCGAGGCTTCCGAGACAAACAGCTCCTCGGATTCGGCGGATTCGGCCGAGTCTACAAAGGAACGCTCCCCAATTCCAAAACCCATGTCGCCGTTAAGCGAATTTCGCACGAATCGAAGCAGGGTTTACGGGAGTTCGTCTCCGAGATCGCCAGCATTGGCCGGCTCCGCCACAGGAACCTCGTCCAGCTCCTCGGATGGTGCCGCCGCCGCGGCGATCTCTTACTCGTTTACGATTACATGCCCAATGGGAGCTTGGACAAGTATATTTTCGAGGAGCCCAGAATGATTCTGAGTTGGGAACAGAGGTTCAAAATCATCAAAGGCGTGGCCTATGGACTTCTATATCTCCACGAAGAGTGGGAGCAAACTGTTATTCACAGAGACATTAAAGCCGGGAACGTTTTGTTGGACTCGGAGCTCAACGGCCGGCTCGGCGACTTTGGGCTGGCGAAGCTCTACGAGCGCGGGTCGAACCCTAGCACGACCCGGGTAGTGGGCACGCTCGGGTACTTGGCGCCGGAGCTGACCCGGACCGGGAAGCCGACGGCGAGCTCGGACGTGTTTGCCTTCGGCGCGCTGATGCTGGAAGTGGTGTGTGGGCGGCGGCCGGTGGAGGCCAAGGCCCTGCCGGAGGAGCTGATTCTGGTGGACTGGGTTTGGGAGAAGTGGCGGGAGGGGGCGGTGCTGGAGGTGGTGGACTCGAGATTGGACGGCGAATATGACGAGACGGAGGTAGTGGTGGCGGTGAAGCTGGGGCTAATGTGTTCGAACAATGGGCCCGGGAGGCGGCCTACGATGAGGCAGGTGGTGAGGTACCTGGAGGGGGAAGTGGGGCTGCCGGAGGTGGTGGTTCCGCCGGGGGATGATGGGAAGGGCGGCGGGGGAGTGGAGTTTGAGGATTTCATGCATTCGTATCCGTCGTCGTCGGTGTATGAGAGGGCAAGCGTATGCTCGTCGGCGGGCGATGGGACTCTGGTGGATATTGAAGCGGGGACGGGTTCGCCGCCGTTGCTGTCGGCGGCCAGGGACGGGAGGTAG
- the LOC127795633 gene encoding L-type lectin-domain containing receptor kinase S.4-like produces MAKRLHLYWLSFFLCFLFTNPLLSQTDEVIYRGFKNLRDQNISLSGVAEIQRNGVLKLTNDTPRLIGRAFYPNPIRFKPSPNDKAFSFSTAFAFAIIPEYQKLGGHGLAFTISPTKDLKTALPSQFLGLVNANDNGNFSNHLFAVEFDTVQDFEFRDINDNHVGIDINGLISTASTNASYFEEGDSTPKFLNLKSGKTIQAWIDYDSGKKELNVTLSLSSTKPSSSVLSFHVDLSPILEEFMFVGFSASTGLLASFHYIQGWSFKINGQAQSLDLSSLPSLPGHRQNQTALIIILSVCIFLAIVMAIGIGFYVTRRIKNADVIEAWELDIGPHRFSYKELKQATRGFRDKQLLGFGGFGRVYKGTLPNSETHVAVKRISHESKQGLREFVSEIASIGRLRHRNLVQLLGWCRRRGDLLLVYDYMPNGSLDKYIFEEPRMILSWAQRLKIIKDVAYGLLYLHEEWEQTVIHRDIKAGNVLLDSELNGRLGDFGLAKLYERGSNPSTTRVVGTLGYLAPELARTGKPTASSDVFAFGALMLEVVCGRRPVEAKALPEELILVDWVWENWREGAVLEVVDSRLDGEYDETEVVVAVKLGLMCSNNGPGRRPTMRQVVRYLEGEVGLPEVVVPPWDDGKGGGGVEFQDFVRSYPSSSVYERASVWSSAGDGNVVDIEAGTGSPPLLSAARDWR; encoded by the coding sequence ATGGCCAAGAGGCTCCATCTTTACTGGCTCTCCTTCTTTCTCTGTTTCCTCTTCACAAACCCACTTCTCTCCCAGACGGACGAAGTCATCTACAGAGGATTCAAGAACCTCCGCGACCAGAACATAAGCCTCTCCGGCGTCGCAGAGATTCAGAGAAACGGAGTCTTGAAGCTCACCAACGACACGCCCCGCCTGATCGGCCGCGCCTTCTACCCAAATCCCATCAGATTCAAGCCCTCCCCAAATGACAAAGCTTTCTCCTTCTCCACCGCTTTCGCCTTCGCCATCATTCCCGAGTACCAGAAGCTTGGCGGCCATGGCCTCGCCTTCACGATCTCGCCAACCAAGGACCTTAAAACCGCCCTTCCCAGCCAGTTCCTCGGCCTTGTCAACGCCAACGACAACGGGAACTTCTCCAACCATTTGTTCGCCGTCGAGTTCGACACCGTCCAGGATTTCGAGTTCAGGGACATCAACGACAATCATGTCGGCATCGACATCAATGGACTGATATCGACCGCTTCTACGAATGCTAGCTATTTTGAGGAAGGCGATTCGACGCCGAAATTCCTGAATCTCAAGAGCGGGAAGACGATTCAGGCCTGGATCGACTACGATTCCGGGAAAAAGGAACTGAATGTCACGCTGTCACTCTCCTCGACCAAACCCAGTTCCTCGGTCCTGTCTTTTCACGTCGATCTGTCCCCAATTCTGGAAGAATTCATGTTTGTCGGCTTCTCTGCTTCGACTGGTTTACTCGCGAGTTTTCACTATATCCAAGGCTGGAGCTTCAAGATCAACGGCCAAGCTCAATCTCTTGATTtatcttctcttccttctcttccggGCCACAGACAAAATCAGACGGCCTTGATTATCATCCTATCTGTGTGTATTTTTCTCGCCATTGTTATGGCAATTGGAATTGGTTTTTACGTAACCAGAAGGATCAAGAATGCCGACGTAATCGAGGCCTGGGAGCTCGACATTGGCCCGCACAGATTCTCCTACAAAGAGCTCAAGCAAGCCACTCGAGGCTTCCGAGACAAACAGCTCCTCGGATTCGGCGGATTCGGCCGAGTCTACAAAGGAACGCTCCCCAATTCCGAAACCCATGTCGCCGTTAAGCGAATTTCGCACGAATCGAAGCAGGGTTTACGCGAGTTCGTCTCCGAGATCGCCAGCATCGGCCGGCTCCGCCACAGGAACCTCGTCCAGCTCCTCGGATGGTGCCGCCGCCGCGGCGATCTCTTACTCGTTTACGATTACATGCCCAATGGGAGCTTGGACAAGTATATTTTCGAGGAGCCCAGAATGATTCTGAGTTGGGCACAGAGGTTGAAGATCATCAAAGATGTGGCCTATGGACTTCTATATCTCCACGAAGAGTGGGAGCAAACTGTTATTCACAGAGACATCAAAGCCGGGAACGTTTTGTTGGACTCGGAGCTCAACGGCCGGCTCGGCGACTTTGGGCTGGCGAAGCTCTACGAGCGCGGGTCGAACCCGAGCACGACCCGGGTAGTGGGAACGCTCGGGTACTTGGCGCCGGAGCTAGCCCGGACCGGGAAGCCGACGGCGAGCTCGGACGTGTTTGCCTTCGGCGCGCTGATGCTGGAAGTGGTGTGTGGGCGGCGGCCGGTGGAGGCCAAGGCCCTGCCGGAGGAGCTGATTCTGGTGGACTGGGTTTGGGAGAACTGGCGGGAGGGGGCGGTGCTGGAGGTGGTGGACTCGAGATTGGACGGCGAGTATGACGAGACGGAGGTAGTGGTGGCGGTGAAGCTGGGGCTGATGTGTTCGAACAATGGGCCTGGGAGGAGGCCTACGATGAGGCAGGTGGTGAGGTACCTGGAGGGGGAGGTGGGGCTGCCGGAGGTGGTGGTTCCGCCGTGGGATGACGGGAAGGGCGGCGGGGGAGTGGAGTTTCAGGACTTCGTGCGTTCGTATCCGTCGTCGTCGGTGTATGAGAGGGCGAGCGTGTGGTCGTCGGCGGGTGATGGGAATGTGGTGGATATTGAAGCGGGGACGGGTTCGCCGCCGTTGCTGTCGGCGGCCAGGGACTGGAGGTAG